The following are from one region of the Ochotona princeps isolate mOchPri1 chromosome 15, mOchPri1.hap1, whole genome shotgun sequence genome:
- the LOC118757599 gene encoding uncharacterized protein LOC118757599 isoform X1 → MFGPRCQRDRFYQSLYVVHLFILVGMLYYYFQESVGKIAPDYEVSGEPSQPIGETLRPVWALMDKCYPVTTQKPKAKRGKKQASKAGTTRAPGLSGAVPKEESDILSQEERQENNNIQKEAVYPSEPPEVDSHEERTRTSVPAS, encoded by the exons ATGTTTGGTCCGCGCTGCCAGAGAGACAG ATTCTACCAGTCCCTGTATGTGGTTCACCTCTTCATTCTTGTAG GAATGTTGTACTACTATTTCCAGGAGTCTGTGGGAAAAATAGCCCCTGATTACGAAGTTTCTGGGGAACCATCTCAG CCCATAGGAGAGACCCTAAGGCCAGTGTGGGCGCTAATGGATAAGTGCTACCCTGTGACCACTCAG AAACCCAAAgccaagagagggaagaagcaagCCTCCAAG GCCGGGACCACCAGGGCACCAGGACTGAGTGGTGCTGTCCCAAAGGAGGAAAGTGACATCCTGTCTCAGGAGGAAAGGCAG GAAAACAACAACATCCAAAAGGAGGCTGTGTATCCATCTG AGCCACCTGAGGTGGATAGCCATGAAGAAAGGACTAGGACCAGCGTCCCCGCTTCCTGA
- the LOC118757599 gene encoding uncharacterized protein LOC118757599 isoform X2, with product MLYYYFQESVGKIAPDYEVSGEPSQPIGETLRPVWALMDKCYPVTTQKPKAKRGKKQASKAGTTRAPGLSGAVPKEESDILSQEERQENNNIQKEAVYPSEPPEVDSHEERTRTSVPAS from the exons ATGTTGTACTACTATTTCCAGGAGTCTGTGGGAAAAATAGCCCCTGATTACGAAGTTTCTGGGGAACCATCTCAG CCCATAGGAGAGACCCTAAGGCCAGTGTGGGCGCTAATGGATAAGTGCTACCCTGTGACCACTCAG AAACCCAAAgccaagagagggaagaagcaagCCTCCAAG GCCGGGACCACCAGGGCACCAGGACTGAGTGGTGCTGTCCCAAAGGAGGAAAGTGACATCCTGTCTCAGGAGGAAAGGCAG GAAAACAACAACATCCAAAAGGAGGCTGTGTATCCATCTG AGCCACCTGAGGTGGATAGCCATGAAGAAAGGACTAGGACCAGCGTCCCCGCTTCCTGA
- the PHETA2 gene encoding sesquipedalian-2, which translates to MKLNERSVAHYALSDSPADHTGFLRTWGGPGAPPTLSGTGRTCWFVLKGNLLFSFDSREGRAPLSLVVLEGCTVELAEAPVPEEFAFAIRFDAPGVRPHVLAADGPAAQEAWVKALSRASFGYMRLVVRELESQLQDARQRLALYRCSSHRAMASFGRPQVPDRRSPGLHNGHVLARDLSPRGSVEEEGGRLGAERELRGSAGLLLGRGQSPVSPETSCFATLHNWYGQEIMELRRGWRRRQARLSPPELERQDRS; encoded by the coding sequence ATGAAGTTGAACGAGAGGAGCGTGGCCCACTATGCCCTCAGCGACTCCCCAGCAGACCACACAGGATTTTTGCGCACCTGGGGGGGTCCCGGAGCACCCCCCACCCTCAGCGGCACTGGCCGAACTTGCTGGTTTGTTCTCAAGGGCAACCTGCTGTTCTCCTTCGACAGCCGGGAGGGCCGGGCCCCGCTGAGCCTGGTGGTGCTGGAGGGCTGCACGGTGGAGCTGGCCGAGGCCCCCGTGCCGGAGGAGTTCGCCTTTGCCATCCGCTTTGACGCTCCGGGAGTGCGTCCACATGTGCTGGCTGCTgacgggccggcggcccaggagGCCTGGGTGAAGGCGCTGTCCCGGGCCAGCTTTGGCTACATGCGCCTGGTGGTGCGCGAGCTAGAGAGCCAGCTGCAGGACGCCCGCCAGAGACTGGCCTTGTATCGCTGTTCATCCCACAGAGCCATGGCCAGCTTCGGCAGGCCCCAGGTTCCCGACCGCCGGTCTCCGGGCCTGCACAATGGCCATGTCCTTGCCAGGGACTTGAGCCCCAGGGGCTCCGTCGAGGAAGAGGGCggcaggctgggagctgagagAGAGCTGCGGGGCTCAGCTGGCCTCCTcctgggcagagggcagagcccTGTGTCCCCTGAGACCTCCTGCTTTGCCACTCTGCACAACTGGTACGGCCAGGAGATCATGGAGCTGAGGCGAgggtggcggcggcggcaggcCCGCCTGAGCCCGCCCGAGCTTGAGCGCCAGGACCGGTCCTGA
- the NAGA gene encoding alpha-N-acetylgalactosaminidase, giving the protein MLLKTVFLQALVGQVLLLENGLLRTPPMGWLAWERFRCNIDCHEDPKNCISERLFMEMADRLAQDGWRDLGYVYLNIDDCWIGGRDDQGRLVPDSKRFPHGIAFLADYAHSLGLKLGIYEDMGNFTCMGYPGTTLDKVDLDAKTFASWKVDMLKLDGCFSTFEERSLGYPKMSAALNATGRPIAFSCSWPAYEGGLPPKVNYSLLADICNLWRNYDDIQDSWGSVLSIVDWFVKYQDVLQPVAGPGSWNDPDMLLIGNFGLSFEQARSQMALWTILAAPLFMSTDLRTISPQNMDILQNPLMIKINQDPLGIQGRRILKEKSHIEVFKRPLSGEASALVFFSRRTDMPYRYHSSLSQLNYTGSKVYEAQDVFSGDVISGLRDETNFTVIINPSGVVMWYLYPIKSIETSQL; this is encoded by the exons ATGTTGCTGAAAACAG TGTTCTTGCAGGCCCTGGTgggccaggtgctgctgctggagaacggGCTCCTGCGGACGCCACCCATGGGCTGGCTGGCCTGGGAACGCTTCCGCTGCAACATCGACTGTCATGAGGACCCCAAGAACTGCATCAG TGAGCGGCTCTTCATGGAGATGGCTGACCGGCTGGCCCAGGACGGATGGCGGGACCTGGGCTACGTGTACCTCAACATCGACGACTGCTGGATCGGCGGCCGTGATGACCAGGGCCGGCTCGTGCCTGACTCCAAGCGCTTCCCCCACGGCATCGCCTTCCTGGCCGACTAT GCTCACTCCCTGGGCCTGAAGCTGGGCATCTACGAGGACATGGGCAACTTCACCTGCATGGGTTACCCAGGCACCACGCTGGACAAGGTGGACCTGGATGCGAAGACCTTTGCCAGCTGGAAGGTGGACATGCTGAAGCTCGACGGCTGCTTCTCCACGTTTGAGGAGCGGAGCCTGG GGTACCCCAAGATGTCTGCCGCCCTGAATGCCACAGGCCGCCCCATCGCCTTCTCCTGCAGCTGGCCAGCCTATGAGGGGGGCCTCCCCCCCAAG GTGAACTACAGCCTTCTGGCTGACATCTGCAACCTCTGGCGCAACTACGATGACATCCAGGACTCCTGGGGAAGTGTGCTGTCCATCGTGGACTGGTTTGTGAAGTACCAGGACGTCCTGCAGCCAGTGGCTGGCCCTGGGAGCTGGAACGACCCAGACATG CTGCTCATAGGGAACTTTGGACTCAGCTTCGAGCAAGCCCGGTCCCAAATGGCCTTGTGGACGATCCTGGCAGCCCCCCTATTCATGTCCACAGACCTGCGTACTATCTCACCCCAGAACATGGACATCCTGCAGAATCCACTCATGATCAAAATCAACCAGGATCCCTTGGGTATCCAGGGACGCAGGATTCTTAAG GAAAAATCTCACATTGAAGTGTTCAAGCGGCCGCTGTCCGGAGAGGCCAGTGCCCTGGTCTTCTTCAGCCGCAGGACGGACATGCCTTACCGCTACCACTCCTCCCTGTCGCAGCTGAACTACACCGGCTCCAAGGTCTATGAG GCCCAGGATGTCTTCTCAGGTGACGTCATCAGCGGCCTCCGGGATGAAACCAACTTCACAGTGATCATCAACCCTTCAGGGGTCGTGATGTGGTACCTGTATCCCATCAAGAGCATAGAGACATCCCAGTTGTGA